The Halichoerus grypus chromosome 9, mHalGry1.hap1.1, whole genome shotgun sequence genome has a window encoding:
- the RSPH9 gene encoding radial spoke head protein 9 homolog isoform X2, with translation MDAESLLLSLELASGSGQGLSPDRRASLLTSLTLVKRDYRYDRVLFWGRILGLVADYYIAQGLSEDQLAPRKTLYSLNCMEWSLLPPATEDMLLQTSVVKGRFMGDPSHEYEHTELQKTSEGEKVFEEEVVVQIKEETRLVSVIDQIDKAVAVIPRGALFKTPFGPIHVNRTFEGLSLSEAKKLSSYFHFREPVELKNKTLLEKADLDPSLDFMDSLEHDIPKASEAIVQGDFGSPVSRDGLGWACPGDSCSLCAWRVLEHPDGEGQRPGGAAQPALARPHLLPCSPHQELWLDLRGHRREEHRPPLYAVAGAGRGECIRV, from the exons ATGGACGCGGAGAGCCTCCTGCTGTCGCTGGAGCTGGCGTCCGGCAGCGGGCAGGGCCTCAGCCCCGACCGTCGGGCCTCGCTGCTCACCTCCCTTACGCTGGTGAAGCGCGACTACCGCTACGATCGGGTCCTCTTCTGGGGCCGCATCCTCGGCCTCGTCGCCGATTACTACATCGCGCAGGGCCTGAGTGAGGACCAGCTCGCACCACGCAAGACTCTCTACAG CCTGAACTGCATGGAGTGGAGCCTCTTGCCCCCGGCCACGGAGGATATGCTGCTGCAGACATCTGTGGTGAAGGGCCGCTTCATGGGGGACCCCTCGCATGAATATGAACACACTGAGCTGCAGAAGACGAGTGAGGGCGAAAAGGTCTTTGAAGAAGAAGTAGTG GTCCAGATCAAGGAAGAGACCCGCTTGGTGTCTGTCATTGACCAGATTGACAAGGCTGTGGCAGTCATCCCCCGAGGAGCCCTTTTTAAGACCCCTTTTGGACCTATCCACGTCAATCGGACCTTTGAAG GACTGTCCTTGTCTGAAGCCAAGAAGCTTAGTTCCTACTTCCACTTCAGGGAGCCTGTTGAGCTGAAGAACAAGACCTTGCTTGAGAAGGCTGACCTGGACCCCTCCCTGGACTTCATGGACTCCTTAGAGCATGACATCCCCAAAG CCTCAGAG GCAATTGTTCAGGGGGACTTTGGGTCACCTGTTAGCAGGGATGGTTTAGGTTGGGCCTGCCCCGGGGACTCCTGTTCTCTGTGCGCATGGAG ggtcctggagcaTCCAGATGGAGAGGGGCAACGCCCTGGTGGTGCTGCGCAGCCTGCTCTGGCCAGGCCTCACCTTCTTCCATGCTCCCCGCACCAAGAGCTATGGCTCGATCTACGTGGGCACCGGCGAGAAGAACATAGACCTCCCCTTTATGCTGTAGCAGGGGCCGGCCGGGGGGAGTGTATTAGAGTCTAA
- the RSPH9 gene encoding radial spoke head protein 9 homolog isoform X1, with protein MDAESLLLSLELASGSGQGLSPDRRASLLTSLTLVKRDYRYDRVLFWGRILGLVADYYIAQGLSEDQLAPRKTLYSLNCMEWSLLPPATEDMLLQTSVVKGRFMGDPSHEYEHTELQKTSEGEKVFEEEVVVQIKEETRLVSVIDQIDKAVAVIPRGALFKTPFGPIHVNRTFEGLSLSEAKKLSSYFHFREPVELKNKTLLEKADLDPSLDFMDSLEHDIPKGSWSIQMERGNALVVLRSLLWPGLTFFHAPRTKSYGSIYVGTGEKNIDLPFML; from the exons ATGGACGCGGAGAGCCTCCTGCTGTCGCTGGAGCTGGCGTCCGGCAGCGGGCAGGGCCTCAGCCCCGACCGTCGGGCCTCGCTGCTCACCTCCCTTACGCTGGTGAAGCGCGACTACCGCTACGATCGGGTCCTCTTCTGGGGCCGCATCCTCGGCCTCGTCGCCGATTACTACATCGCGCAGGGCCTGAGTGAGGACCAGCTCGCACCACGCAAGACTCTCTACAG CCTGAACTGCATGGAGTGGAGCCTCTTGCCCCCGGCCACGGAGGATATGCTGCTGCAGACATCTGTGGTGAAGGGCCGCTTCATGGGGGACCCCTCGCATGAATATGAACACACTGAGCTGCAGAAGACGAGTGAGGGCGAAAAGGTCTTTGAAGAAGAAGTAGTG GTCCAGATCAAGGAAGAGACCCGCTTGGTGTCTGTCATTGACCAGATTGACAAGGCTGTGGCAGTCATCCCCCGAGGAGCCCTTTTTAAGACCCCTTTTGGACCTATCCACGTCAATCGGACCTTTGAAG GACTGTCCTTGTCTGAAGCCAAGAAGCTTAGTTCCTACTTCCACTTCAGGGAGCCTGTTGAGCTGAAGAACAAGACCTTGCTTGAGAAGGCTGACCTGGACCCCTCCCTGGACTTCATGGACTCCTTAGAGCATGACATCCCCAAAG ggtcctggagcaTCCAGATGGAGAGGGGCAACGCCCTGGTGGTGCTGCGCAGCCTGCTCTGGCCAGGCCTCACCTTCTTCCATGCTCCCCGCACCAAGAGCTATGGCTCGATCTACGTGGGCACCGGCGAGAAGAACATAGACCTCCCCTTTATGCTGTAG
- the MAD2L1BP gene encoding MAD2L1-binding protein: MAAPEPEVLCRPAVPDLEWYEKSEETHAPQIELLETTSTQEPPNLSEPFRPRDCMVPVVFPGPVSQEGCCRFTCELLKHIMYQRQQLPLPYEQLKHFYRKPPTQAEDAMKKKARATAEVSSRKCQQALAELESVLSHLEGFFARTLVPRVLILLGGSALSPKEFYELDLSRLAPSSMDQSLSTAACLRRLFRAIFMADAFSELQAPPLMGTIVMAQGHRDCGEDWFRPKLNYRVPTRGHKLTVTLSCGRPSIPATAWEDYIWFQAPVTLKGFHE; this comes from the exons ATGGCGGCTCCGGAGCCGGAAGTGCTGTGCCGGCCTGCAGTACCTG ATTTGGAATGGTATGAGAAGTCAGAGGAAACCCACGCCCCCCAGATAGAACTACTTGAGACTACCTCTACTCAAGAACCTCCCAACCTTTCGGAGCCCTTTCGCCCCAGAGACTGCATGGTGCCGGTGGTGTTTCCCGGGCCTGTGAGCCAGGAAGGCTGCTGTCGGTTTACTTGTGAACTTCTAAAGCATATCATGTACCAGCGCCAACAACTGCCTCTGCCCTATGAACAGCTTAAGCACTTCTATCGAAAACCTCCTACCCAG GCCGAGGATGCGATGAAGAAGAAAGCTCGGGCCACCGCTGAGGTGAGCAGCAGGAAATGCCAACAAGCCCTGGCAGAACTGGAGAGTGTCCTCAGCCACCTAGAGGGTTTCTTTGCCCGGACATTAGTACCCCGCGTGCTTATCCTCCTTGGTGGCAGTGCCTTAAGTCCCAAGGAGTTCTACGAGCTTGACTTGTCCCGCTTGGCCCCCAGCAGCATGGACCAGAGCCTGAGCACAGCAGCTTGTTTGCGCCGTCTCTTCCGAGCCATTTTCATGGCTGATGCCTTCAGTGAGCTCCAGGCTCCTCCGCTCATGGGCACCATTGTCATGGCACAGGGGCACCGGGACTGTGGAGAAGATTGGTTTCGACCCAAGCTCAACTACCGAGTGCCCACCCGTGGCCACAAACTGACTGTGACCCTGTCCTGTGGCAGACCGTCTATCCCAGCCACGGCCTGGGAGGATTACATTTGGTTCCAGGCACCAGTGACACTTAAAGGCTTCCATGAGTGA